From a region of the Thermodesulfovibrio thiophilus DSM 17215 genome:
- the fdhE gene encoding formate dehydrogenase accessory protein FdhE has product MNFDEIIKEKPHLQSPLELYMKIKELTEQCKKERERMKLDSDVSLIDIVLKNFSTVFQIPYESLSFLKDEVLKSGKNIIKEPSSLWSLQIQSEELSKEEVDRMLFILSKPFFVFLRRDGQQASFMETGKCPICGTESSLSMITENNEKIMICPLCEHGGSFFRIGCPYCFNKDSSKIELLLDEEEIRAELCLECNTYIKSFKENHYMKYRDPFLIDLVSLPLDIVVQKRGYIRRSPNIVGLRRI; this is encoded by the coding sequence ATGAATTTTGATGAAATAATAAAAGAAAAGCCTCATCTTCAAAGCCCTCTTGAGCTTTATATGAAAATCAAAGAGTTAACCGAACAGTGTAAGAAGGAAAGAGAAAGGATGAAACTTGACAGTGATGTGTCATTAATTGATATTGTACTTAAAAATTTTTCAACAGTTTTTCAGATTCCCTATGAGTCACTTTCCTTTCTAAAGGATGAAGTTTTAAAAAGCGGTAAAAACATTATAAAAGAGCCATCATCTCTGTGGTCTCTTCAAATTCAGAGTGAGGAACTTTCAAAGGAAGAAGTTGATAGGATGTTATTTATATTGAGTAAGCCCTTTTTTGTATTTTTAAGGCGGGACGGGCAACAGGCATCATTTATGGAAACAGGAAAATGCCCGATTTGTGGTACAGAATCATCACTTTCGATGATTACAGAAAACAATGAAAAAATAATGATATGTCCACTGTGTGAACATGGTGGAAGCTTTTTCAGAATAGGATGCCCTTATTGTTTTAATAAAGATTCGAGCAAAATTGAACTTCTCCTTGATGAGGAAGAGATAAGAGCTGAACTATGTCTTGAGTGCAACACATATATAAAAAGTTTTAAAGAAAATCACTATATGAAATATAGAGATCCATTCTTGATTGATTTAGTGAGCTTACCGCTTGATATAGTAGTTCAGAAAAGAGGATATATAAGACGTTCGCCTAACATTGTTGGATTAAGGAGGATTTAA
- a CDS encoding C40 family peptidase: MSKKITFFISVLLLLPCLVFAQTYTVKKGDNIWQISKKFNISVNEIKKTNNLKNNKLQIGMKLEIPDKDNKVTQNPNELKNNNTEAKYHIVKKGETLSKIARIYNTSVNEIKKINKLQNNKLNIGQKLIVKAPGKTQENLSTKKDEKIPVLATAKVDINNKIEEIDSLKQNEDLSQLSMTDRLILFAKKMLHLPYRFGGNSFSGLDCSFFVKKVYSMVGFNLPRSAREQFTVGIPVSKSELQPGDLVFFKTYARFPSHVGIYIGDNLFIHASSRSKKITIDSLEAPYYISRFIGAKRIIDADKESVEKALEKVKNNET, translated from the coding sequence ATGAGTAAAAAAATAACTTTTTTTATATCAGTATTGCTTCTTTTGCCCTGCCTTGTTTTTGCACAAACATATACTGTAAAAAAAGGTGACAACATCTGGCAAATTTCAAAAAAATTTAATATCTCTGTGAATGAAATTAAAAAAACAAATAATTTAAAAAATAATAAATTACAAATAGGAATGAAATTAGAAATACCTGACAAAGATAATAAAGTGACACAAAACCCAAACGAACTCAAAAATAATAATACTGAAGCAAAGTATCATATAGTGAAAAAAGGCGAAACTCTTTCTAAAATCGCCAGAATATATAATACTTCAGTTAATGAGATCAAAAAAATTAATAAACTTCAAAACAATAAGCTTAATATAGGACAAAAACTCATTGTAAAAGCTCCGGGAAAAACGCAGGAAAATCTTTCAACAAAAAAGGATGAAAAAATTCCTGTATTAGCCACTGCAAAAGTTGATATTAATAACAAAATAGAAGAAATTGATTCGCTGAAGCAAAATGAAGATTTATCTCAGTTAAGTATGACAGACAGGCTTATTTTATTTGCAAAAAAAATGCTTCATCTGCCATATAGATTTGGTGGAAATAGTTTTAGCGGACTTGATTGTTCATTTTTTGTAAAAAAAGTCTATTCCATGGTTGGCTTTAATCTGCCAAGAAGTGCCAGAGAACAGTTTACAGTTGGAATACCGGTATCAAAAAGTGAACTTCAACCTGGAGACCTTGTATTTTTTAAAACCTATGCTAGATTTCCATCACATGTAGGAATATATATTGGAGATAACTTATTTATTCATGCATCAAGCAGATCAAAAAAGATTACAATTGACAGCCTGGAGGCACCTTATTATATAAGTAGGTTTATCGGTGCCAAAAGAATAATTGATGCTGATAAAGAATCAGTTGAAAAGGCTCTAGAAAAAGTAAAAAACAACGAAACTTAG
- the scpB gene encoding SMC-Scp complex subunit ScpB, whose translation MNLFTQKEQLKSIIESILFIAEKPVSIKILKTILNISENHIKEVINELINEYKSRNSGIIIINIEDSYQMVTNPENADWIKIFKNLNANNKLSEQAFETLAIIAYKQPITKAEVEKIRNVNSDYAIKSLIEKKLIKIVGKKDVPGRPFLYVTTKEFLKLFGLSSLSELPGFYELQKINAA comes from the coding sequence ATGAATCTATTCACCCAGAAAGAACAGCTCAAGTCCATTATAGAATCTATATTATTCATAGCAGAAAAGCCTGTGTCAATAAAAATTCTAAAAACTATTTTAAATATATCAGAAAATCACATTAAAGAAGTAATTAATGAATTAATTAATGAATATAAATCACGAAATTCAGGAATCATCATTATAAATATAGAAGATTCCTATCAAATGGTTACAAATCCCGAAAATGCTGATTGGATAAAAATTTTTAAAAATTTGAATGCAAATAATAAACTGTCTGAGCAAGCTTTTGAAACTCTGGCTATCATTGCTTATAAACAACCTATCACCAAAGCAGAAGTAGAAAAAATAAGAAATGTAAATTCTGATTATGCTATCAAAAGTCTTATAGAAAAAAAGCTTATAAAAATTGTAGGGAAAAAAGATGTACCTGGCAGACCCTTTCTTTATGTTACAACAAAGGAATTTTTAAAACTTTTCGGTCTTTCAAGTTTAAGTGAACTGCCAGGGTTCTATGAGTTACAAAAGATAAATGCAGCTTGA
- a CDS encoding cytochrome-c peroxidase, translated as MLRKNKITAFLIILLLIVILISIESFASEKKTKQLEPLPPPPVPKDNPISKEKIDLGKKLFFDRRLSGDGTTSCANCHDPEKAFTDASEISLSYPTTRNFRNAPTLMNVAYAKYLFWDGRAKTLEEQAEFPVMSPFEMNQNIDFVEEEIRIVPEYREAFKRIFGQDVNIKLIAKAIAAFERTLISNNAPIDGYLKGDKNSLSSEAKKGLEIFIGKGKCIECHYGAYLSDQKFHALMVPENPKYANEEKFIVTRRYIAKINKYPDYMNIKEDLGRYFNTKQKRDYRAFKTPTLREIAKTSPYMHNGIFKSLDEVIDFFNKGGGYGNKLLKPMNLTDEEKKALKTFLVEALSGADLNIKPAEVP; from the coding sequence GTGTTAAGAAAAAATAAAATTACAGCTTTTTTGATTATATTGCTTTTAATTGTTATATTGATCAGCATTGAAAGTTTTGCTTCTGAAAAAAAGACAAAACAGCTTGAACCGTTGCCTCCACCTCCAGTGCCAAAGGATAATCCAATAAGCAAGGAGAAAATTGATCTAGGTAAAAAGCTTTTTTTTGATAGGCGTCTCTCAGGAGATGGAACTACAAGCTGTGCCAATTGTCATGACCCTGAGAAAGCATTTACAGATGCTTCAGAAATATCTCTTAGCTATCCAACTACAAGAAATTTCAGAAATGCGCCAACTTTGATGAATGTTGCTTATGCAAAATATCTTTTCTGGGATGGACGAGCAAAAACTCTGGAGGAGCAGGCAGAATTTCCTGTCATGTCTCCTTTTGAGATGAATCAAAATATTGATTTTGTTGAAGAAGAGATAAGAATTGTACCAGAATACAGAGAAGCATTTAAAAGAATTTTCGGTCAGGATGTAAATATAAAACTAATTGCAAAAGCAATAGCAGCATTTGAAAGAACTCTTATTTCAAACAATGCTCCAATTGATGGATACCTTAAAGGAGATAAAAATTCATTAAGCTCTGAGGCTAAAAAAGGACTGGAGATATTTATAGGAAAAGGAAAGTGCATAGAATGTCACTATGGAGCATACTTAAGTGATCAAAAATTTCATGCTCTTATGGTGCCAGAAAATCCAAAATACGCAAATGAAGAAAAATTTATAGTGACAAGACGTTATATTGCAAAAATAAACAAATATCCAGATTATATGAATATAAAAGAAGACCTTGGCAGATACTTCAACACCAAGCAAAAGAGAGATTACAGAGCATTTAAAACTCCCACATTGAGAGAAATTGCAAAAACTTCTCCGTATATGCATAACGGCATATTTAAAAGCCTTGATGAAGTAATAGACTTTTTTAATAAAGGTGGTGGATATGGTAATAAACTATTAAAACCAATGAATTTAACTGATGAGGAAAAGAAAGCATTGAAAACATTTCTGGTTGAAGCATTGTCAGGTGCAGACTTAAACATAAAACCAGCGGAGGTACCATGA
- a CDS encoding glycoside hydrolase family 3 N-terminal domain-containing protein — MTAENFLNLIIARLDGESIDYSDYRQYIEKLTRDGIGGFIVFGGDYDKIKNFIIYLQSIAHRPLIIASDIERGVGQQIKRASLIPSQMGITAGFNLPDEEHELKTLYSIVIKEAADIGINLALIPVLDVNTAPQNPIICTRAFSDNPDTVSEYGNCIINFFEANGLLTCAKHFPGHGGTQIDSHIELPTINESLDIHLKPFKKAINASVSSMMIGHLMIPEIDSLPATLSEKAINQLLKQTLDFKGAVLTDAMNMKALKNYNNHHALAIKSGADIVLHPENPYKAMEEIKSAYNYGLITENRITEALFVINRLKKKIRSFPVTNNYINTRANNVDSSLIIQRAFKKTVTVIKNEIPDLESRKIIPCLTGSYSEEIKEAFKNYFGSVYDLTHFSKTSLSGVIPLIAVFTNIKAAGDEHVVSEEQNIMIKDIFSSNDTVFVSFGNPYIMRFSFFKRAKTIILVYDSNINAVSAFIDVFKDGLKTSGRLPVKIEWIND, encoded by the coding sequence ATGACTGCTGAGAATTTTTTAAATTTAATAATAGCAAGACTTGATGGTGAAAGCATTGATTATTCTGATTACAGACAGTATATCGAAAAATTAACCAGAGATGGGATTGGAGGCTTTATAGTTTTTGGTGGAGACTACGATAAAATAAAGAATTTTATTATCTATCTTCAAAGTATTGCTCATAGGCCATTAATTATTGCATCTGATATAGAAAGAGGAGTTGGGCAACAGATAAAAAGAGCGAGTCTAATTCCATCACAGATGGGAATTACTGCAGGTTTTAATCTGCCTGATGAAGAACACGAGCTTAAAACATTGTATTCAATTGTAATAAAGGAAGCGGCTGACATAGGAATCAATCTTGCTCTCATACCTGTTCTTGATGTAAATACAGCTCCACAAAATCCAATTATATGCACAAGGGCTTTTTCAGATAATCCTGATACAGTTTCCGAGTATGGAAACTGTATCATAAATTTTTTTGAAGCAAATGGATTACTGACATGTGCAAAGCACTTTCCTGGTCATGGTGGAACACAGATAGACTCTCATATTGAGCTTCCAACAATTAATGAGTCTCTAGATATACATCTTAAGCCTTTTAAAAAAGCAATTAACGCAAGCGTGTCTTCAATGATGATTGGACACTTAATGATTCCAGAGATAGATAGTTTACCTGCAACTCTTTCTGAAAAAGCAATTAATCAGTTATTGAAACAAACTTTAGATTTTAAAGGGGCTGTTCTTACTGATGCAATGAACATGAAAGCTTTAAAAAATTATAATAATCATCATGCTCTTGCCATTAAATCAGGAGCTGATATAGTTTTACATCCTGAAAATCCATATAAAGCAATGGAAGAGATAAAATCAGCGTATAATTACGGGTTAATAACTGAAAACAGAATTACAGAAGCATTGTTTGTGATTAATAGATTAAAGAAAAAGATAAGATCTTTTCCTGTAACCAATAATTATATAAATACCAGAGCGAATAATGTTGACAGTAGTCTTATAATTCAAAGAGCATTCAAAAAAACAGTAACAGTTATCAAAAATGAAATACCTGATCTGGAATCTCGTAAGATTATTCCCTGTCTTACAGGAAGTTATAGTGAGGAGATAAAAGAGGCATTCAAAAACTACTTCGGTTCTGTATACGATTTAACTCATTTTTCAAAAACTTCTCTTTCAGGCGTTATACCTCTAATTGCTGTATTTACAAATATAAAAGCAGCAGGAGACGAACATGTAGTGAGTGAAGAACAAAATATAATGATCAAAGACATATTTTCAAGTAATGATACTGTTTTTGTTTCATTTGGTAATCCATATATTATGAGATTCTCTTTTTTTAAAAGAGCAAAAACAATTATCTTAGTTTATGACTCCAATATAAATGCTGTTTCAGCATTTATAGATGTTTTCAAAGATGGATTAAAGACTTCCGGCAGGCTTCCAGTAAAGATTGAATGGATTAATGACTAA
- the ribD gene encoding bifunctional diaminohydroxyphosphoribosylaminopyrimidine deaminase/5-amino-6-(5-phosphoribosylamino)uracil reductase RibD produces MRDDRFFMKKALLLAKKAGWKTSPNPMVGAVIVKNGEIISRGFHKKAGLPHAEAEAIMNAKQSIKGATLYVNLEPCCHRDKKTPPCTDAIINSGIKRVVIAMKDPNPKVSGKGIEILRNNKIEVIEGILEDEAKKLNEFYIKYITTNTPFVILKIAMTLDGKIATPSGESKWITSEKSRKLVHIMRGRVDAILSAYGTILKDNPLFTARVKDSKNPVRVIIDPELKIPLNYHVYNPPPDTIVVVNERKLKNSKLECLRQKGIEVIHFSSDKVDLKWLMEELAKRHIMSVMIEGGSSLNSYALWNGIVDKIMIFIAPKIIGGAQSYPSVGGKVYKNLDEAFIIKDLKIKRLANDILIEGHIETG; encoded by the coding sequence ATGAGAGATGATAGATTTTTTATGAAAAAAGCTCTGCTTCTTGCAAAAAAAGCAGGCTGGAAAACCTCTCCCAATCCAATGGTTGGTGCGGTTATTGTAAAAAATGGAGAAATAATATCGAGAGGTTTTCATAAAAAAGCAGGCTTGCCTCATGCTGAAGCTGAAGCCATCATGAATGCAAAACAATCAATTAAAGGTGCAACTCTTTATGTGAATCTTGAACCCTGTTGTCACAGAGATAAAAAAACTCCTCCATGTACAGATGCAATAATCAATTCAGGTATTAAAAGAGTTGTTATTGCTATGAAAGATCCTAATCCAAAGGTATCAGGGAAGGGTATAGAAATTTTAAGAAATAATAAAATTGAAGTTATAGAAGGAATTCTTGAAGATGAAGCAAAAAAATTAAACGAGTTTTATATAAAGTATATAACGACAAATACTCCTTTTGTAATTCTTAAAATAGCGATGACGCTTGATGGTAAGATAGCAACTCCGTCTGGTGAATCCAAATGGATTACATCAGAAAAATCAAGAAAACTGGTTCATATAATGCGTGGAAGGGTAGATGCTATACTTTCTGCATATGGTACTATTTTAAAGGATAATCCTTTATTTACAGCCAGAGTCAAAGATTCTAAAAATCCTGTTAGAGTTATAATAGACCCTGAACTTAAAATTCCTTTGAACTATCATGTTTATAATCCTCCTCCAGATACAATAGTAGTGGTTAATGAAAGAAAGTTGAAAAATAGTAAATTGGAATGTTTAAGACAGAAAGGAATAGAGGTGATACATTTTTCTTCTGATAAAGTAGATTTAAAATGGCTTATGGAAGAATTGGCTAAGAGGCATATAATGTCTGTTATGATTGAAGGCGGTTCTTCATTGAATTCTTATGCTCTGTGGAATGGCATTGTGGATAAGATAATGATTTTTATTGCTCCCAAGATAATCGGTGGGGCACAATCCTATCCCAGTGTGGGAGGAAAGGTTTATAAAAATCTTGATGAAGCTTTTATAATTAAAGATTTGAAAATAAAAAGGCTTGCAAACGATATTTTAATAGAAGGACATATAGAAACAGGTTGA
- a CDS encoding molybdopterin biosynthesis protein, producing the protein MGGKKFFHEVISLEEAKGRLFKAFIERIQTPIDSEIIDVKNALGRVTAQAVFAKFSSPYFHSAAMDGYALRARDTFTATEREPVRLKIGVDAHWIETGDPLPDGFDAVIPVEDVNLRDGFIEIYASVPPYNDVRPIGEDIVATELIIPESHVVRAADIGAILASGICTIDVRRKPLIGIIPTGSELIDASKIKEKMPEPPQLIEYNSAVLASLTTQTGAEPKIYSIVRDEEKEIKDAILNALKECDIVLLNAGSGYGKEDFTYKVINELGEVLINGVAIRPGKPFIAGFVNNKPVLGIPGYPVSSFLSFELFVRPLMEFYLGTKIQKEEKLQGILSRQISSNIGVDEFVRVKVGRVGKKYIVTPLGRGAGLLMSIVRADGYIVIPRGSEGFSQGTEIAVNLWRTREEIDNTVVCIGSHDNTLDVLYNFVRKHYPDVTLSSAHVGSMGGLVAIKNGEAHIAGTHLLDEQTGEYNIPFIKRLMPEKKVVLFNLVYRIQGFIVKKGNPKGIKGFEDLARDDVVFINRQAGSGTRLLLDKHLKELGIDPSKIKGYDRDEYTHMGIASAVLTGRADVGLGILSAAQALGLDFIPVTEERYDILIPQEFLDLSTVKSVLNIIKEDEEFRETVKSLGGYDTRDMGKIIYKN; encoded by the coding sequence ATGGGTGGTAAAAAATTTTTTCATGAAGTTATCTCACTTGAAGAGGCAAAGGGCAGACTATTTAAGGCTTTCATAGAAAGAATACAAACTCCAATTGACAGCGAGATTATCGATGTAAAAAATGCTCTTGGAAGAGTCACAGCACAGGCTGTATTTGCAAAGTTTTCTTCTCCATATTTTCATTCTGCTGCGATGGATGGGTATGCTTTAAGAGCCCGTGATACATTCACTGCAACTGAAAGAGAACCTGTAAGACTTAAGATAGGTGTTGATGCCCACTGGATTGAGACAGGAGATCCTCTGCCTGATGGTTTTGATGCTGTTATTCCTGTTGAAGATGTTAATTTGCGTGATGGTTTTATAGAGATATATGCTTCTGTGCCGCCTTACAATGATGTAAGACCAATTGGAGAGGACATTGTTGCAACAGAGTTGATAATTCCTGAAAGTCACGTTGTACGTGCTGCTGATATTGGAGCAATTCTTGCAAGCGGTATCTGTACAATAGATGTCCGCAGAAAACCCTTAATAGGCATTATTCCTACAGGTTCAGAACTAATAGATGCTTCAAAAATAAAGGAAAAAATGCCTGAACCTCCGCAACTAATCGAATATAATTCAGCAGTTCTTGCAAGTTTAACAACTCAGACAGGAGCAGAACCAAAAATTTATTCAATTGTAAGAGATGAAGAAAAAGAAATTAAAGATGCAATTTTAAATGCCTTAAAAGAATGTGATATTGTTTTATTAAATGCTGGTTCTGGTTATGGTAAGGAAGATTTCACATACAAGGTAATCAATGAACTCGGAGAAGTTTTAATAAATGGCGTTGCGATAAGACCCGGTAAACCGTTCATTGCAGGGTTTGTGAATAATAAACCTGTTTTAGGAATTCCTGGATATCCTGTTTCTTCTTTTTTGAGTTTTGAGCTTTTTGTTCGACCTTTGATGGAATTCTATCTTGGTACAAAAATACAGAAAGAGGAAAAGCTACAAGGTATACTTTCTAGACAGATTTCATCAAATATAGGTGTTGATGAATTTGTGAGGGTAAAAGTTGGCAGAGTAGGGAAAAAATATATTGTAACACCATTGGGTAGAGGAGCCGGGCTTCTTATGTCTATTGTAAGGGCTGATGGTTATATTGTTATTCCGAGAGGTTCTGAAGGATTTTCTCAGGGAACTGAAATTGCTGTCAATTTATGGAGAACAAGGGAAGAAATTGATAATACAGTAGTCTGTATTGGAAGCCATGATAATACACTGGATGTGCTTTATAACTTTGTAAGAAAGCATTATCCTGATGTGACACTTTCCAGTGCTCATGTTGGTTCAATGGGTGGTCTTGTGGCAATAAAAAATGGTGAGGCACACATTGCAGGTACACATTTACTTGATGAGCAAACAGGGGAGTATAATATTCCATTTATTAAACGCTTGATGCCTGAAAAGAAAGTTGTACTGTTTAATCTTGTTTATCGTATTCAGGGCTTTATTGTTAAGAAGGGAAACCCAAAAGGTATTAAAGGATTTGAAGACCTTGCTCGTGACGATGTGGTTTTTATAAATAGGCAGGCTGGATCTGGAACAAGACTTTTACTTGACAAACATTTAAAGGAACTTGGAATTGATCCATCAAAGATAAAAGGATACGACAGGGATGAGTATACACATATGGGTATAGCATCAGCAGTACTCACAGGAAGAGCTGATGTTGGGCTTGGCATACTATCTGCTGCACAAGCACTCGGACTTGATTTTATACCTGTTACTGAAGAAAGATATGATATTTTAATTCCGCAGGAATTTCTTGATCTTTCAACAGTTAAATCGGTTTTAAATATTATAAAAGAAGATGAAGAATTCAGAGAAACTGTAAAGTCTCTTGGTGGATATGATACCCGTGATATGGGGAAAATTATTTATAAAAACTAA
- a CDS encoding alanine-zipper protein — protein MKKVLVLVIAVMFTFAFGCASKDYVKQQTDPLADRIGKLESQVNNLDARVSALEKKAGESTTAADDATRRAEAAAQKADDAAKRAEAAAEKAGKAFELQQKK, from the coding sequence ATGAAAAAAGTTCTAGTATTAGTAATAGCTGTTATGTTTACTTTTGCCTTTGGTTGTGCGTCAAAGGATTATGTTAAACAGCAGACCGATCCTCTTGCTGACAGAATTGGAAAGTTAGAAAGCCAAGTAAACAATCTTGACGCCAGGGTTAGTGCTCTTGAAAAGAAAGCTGGTGAATCAACAACAGCAGCAGATGATGCAACAAGGAGAGCTGAAGCTGCCGCACAGAAAGCAGATGACGCAGCAAAGAGAGCTGAAGCTGCTGCAGAGAAAGCAGGTAAAGCCTTTGAACTTCAGCAAAAGAAGTA